In the genome of Paenibacillus pabuli, one region contains:
- a CDS encoding glycosyltransferase has product MRILHIGEYVVGGMATYINEVVGYQQQYFDVYLLMSEHNSATDFELDSSHILYYKYKRHPKYFLSAMRQIHKIIEKVQPDIIHIHSSFAGLLARGLFFVRPRKAIVFYCSHGWAFLMDTKPVYKKGYLLIEKLMELKTDVVVNISRYELEQSLHLGLSTSKSKLVYNGVRERNNVIPISESSEAPNIIKLLFVGRYDRQKGLDIVLNLFKENPEIKQHIHLYVIGDNVLEDNTWEFPENVTRLGWVNNADIDRYYQQCDAVIMPSRWEGFGLVAIEAMNNHKPVIGSNRGALPELIQHGVNGYIFDIEHSHKLLDILKNLNRAELVKMGEAGYGIYKEKFSAARMNEELVGLYYEAVTGASASENLVKSRLEYSKRAGDAHD; this is encoded by the coding sequence ATGAGGATTTTACACATCGGCGAGTACGTTGTTGGTGGAATGGCGACTTATATAAATGAAGTTGTCGGATATCAACAGCAATACTTTGATGTTTATCTACTGATGAGTGAGCATAATAGTGCCACCGATTTTGAGTTGGATTCAAGTCATATTCTGTATTATAAATACAAACGGCATCCTAAATATTTTCTTTCAGCCATGCGACAGATTCATAAGATTATCGAGAAAGTCCAACCGGATATTATTCACATTCACAGCTCATTTGCAGGCCTGCTTGCAAGAGGGTTGTTTTTTGTACGACCCAGGAAGGCAATTGTTTTTTATTGTTCCCATGGCTGGGCTTTTCTTATGGATACAAAGCCAGTATACAAAAAGGGATATCTCTTAATAGAAAAGCTGATGGAACTCAAAACAGATGTCGTTGTTAATATTTCGAGATATGAACTGGAACAATCTTTACACCTGGGACTATCTACTTCCAAGTCTAAACTCGTATATAACGGTGTACGCGAACGCAATAACGTGATTCCTATCAGCGAATCTTCGGAAGCCCCTAACATCATTAAGTTGCTATTCGTAGGCAGGTATGACCGACAAAAAGGGCTTGATATTGTATTAAATCTGTTTAAAGAAAATCCCGAAATAAAGCAACATATTCATCTTTATGTTATCGGAGATAATGTACTTGAAGATAATACATGGGAATTTCCCGAAAACGTTACTCGACTTGGTTGGGTGAATAATGCGGACATAGATCGATATTATCAGCAATGCGATGCAGTCATTATGCCCTCTAGATGGGAAGGGTTCGGACTTGTAGCCATTGAAGCGATGAACAATCACAAACCTGTCATAGGAAGTAATCGTGGAGCTTTACCGGAACTCATTCAACATGGTGTCAATGGATATATTTTTGACATTGAACATTCTCACAAACTGTTGGACATTCTGAAGAACCTAAACAGGGCTGAGTTGGTGAAAATGGGTGAGGCAGGTTATGGCATCTATAAGGAGAAATTTAGCGCTGCTCGGATGAACGAAGAACTTGTAGGGCTTTATTATGAGGCTGTCACAGGAGCTTCCGCTTCGGAAAACCTCGTGAAGAGTCGTTTAGAATATTCGAAGAGAGCTGGAGATGCACATGATTAA
- a CDS encoding glycosyltransferase family 4 protein, with amino-acid sequence MIKIYINARFLTQTVTGVQRYALELVKEIDQLIERGEIDRNSYEFCLLSPANILNEPVFTHMRHKVVGKLKGHLWEQFELPFYAKDGLLINLCNTGPAFNKNQIVTIHDAAVFNYPKAFSFAFRAWYKFLMVRLGKTSKKIITVSHFSKAELMQHCKIAEHKLAVTHLGIDHIHRKKAAEGTIEKYGIQSPYVLAVSTMNPYKNFNLIFEVLPEIEAHNLNVVIVGSKNSKVFGEQTWTDSDAINWVGYVTDEELKALYENAAGFIFPSLYEGFGLPPLEAMATGCPVIVSSRASIPEVCGDAVLYFNPDSPKDAASRLIEITSDSELSAQMSNKGKGHSGLFSWNKCAKDTVNIIMNTV; translated from the coding sequence ATGATTAAGATATATATTAATGCTCGTTTTTTGACCCAGACTGTAACAGGAGTTCAGCGATATGCACTGGAACTGGTAAAGGAAATTGACCAACTGATTGAACGGGGGGAAATTGACAGAAACAGTTACGAATTTTGTTTATTGTCCCCTGCCAATATTCTTAATGAACCAGTTTTCACACATATGCGCCACAAAGTGGTTGGCAAGTTGAAAGGACATCTTTGGGAGCAATTTGAACTTCCCTTTTATGCCAAGGATGGATTGTTAATTAATTTGTGTAATACGGGTCCTGCTTTTAACAAAAACCAAATCGTCACAATTCATGATGCCGCTGTCTTCAATTACCCTAAGGCTTTTTCTTTTGCTTTTCGTGCCTGGTACAAATTTCTAATGGTACGACTGGGTAAGACATCTAAGAAAATTATTACAGTGTCTCATTTCTCCAAAGCAGAGCTGATGCAGCATTGTAAGATCGCAGAGCATAAGCTGGCGGTCACTCATCTGGGCATTGATCACATCCATCGAAAAAAAGCGGCGGAAGGGACGATTGAAAAATACGGGATTCAGTCTCCCTATGTTCTGGCTGTGAGTACAATGAATCCCTACAAAAATTTCAACCTTATTTTTGAAGTATTACCTGAGATTGAAGCTCATAATCTGAATGTGGTCATTGTTGGCTCCAAAAACAGCAAAGTATTTGGTGAACAAACATGGACCGACTCCGATGCAATTAATTGGGTAGGTTATGTTACTGATGAAGAGTTAAAGGCGCTATATGAAAATGCTGCAGGATTTATTTTTCCTTCCTTATATGAAGGGTTTGGATTGCCGCCCTTAGAAGCAATGGCAACGGGGTGCCCGGTGATTGTATCTTCTCGCGCATCCATTCCTGAAGTATGCGGAGATGCCGTTTTGTATTTTAATCCCGATAGCCCGAAAGATGCAGCATCACGGTTGATTGAGATCACATCCGATTCAGAATTGAGTGCGCAAATGTCAAACAAAGGTAAAGGTCATTCAGGCTTGTTTTCTTGGAATAAATGCGCTAAAGACACGGTCAATATCATTATGAACACAGTATAG
- a CDS encoding glycosyltransferase family 4 protein produces MNKVFVAIDFPPEKGGIHDYAYGLISQIPAEETTVLTNKIKNVAESEQFDRKADFEIIRKRIYWNSNKILLILSQFILIMQLILLKWRKKTDEIHFVNVFPVGIAGPFMKTFFGIKYFPYVHGLDVMGMVNSRLFPLLLFILRRSDKVIANSQYTKSKLVELGISELQIVIIPPGLNVSKLNGSTGLHEDIRDKYDLDGKKVMITVSRLVERKGHDVTLKAISQLITRIPNLRYLICGDGPHKGKLELLVRQYGLESVVVFTGGITDLELHQLYECSDLFIMPSRDIKEKGDVEGFGIVFLEANYYRLPVIAGNSGGIPDAVKDEVTGYLVDPLDEKEIADRIEELITDEGLARTMGNNGYDWVINHCLWSHRGQLLKQLA; encoded by the coding sequence ATGAATAAAGTATTTGTTGCTATTGATTTCCCGCCAGAAAAAGGAGGAATTCATGATTATGCCTACGGGCTTATTTCGCAGATTCCTGCAGAGGAGACCACGGTTCTAACGAACAAAATTAAGAATGTTGCCGAATCCGAACAATTTGACCGGAAGGCCGATTTTGAGATTATTCGAAAACGAATTTATTGGAACTCGAATAAAATTCTGTTAATTCTATCGCAGTTTATTCTAATCATGCAGCTTATTCTTCTGAAATGGCGTAAAAAGACAGACGAAATACATTTTGTTAATGTCTTTCCGGTAGGCATCGCAGGCCCGTTTATGAAAACTTTTTTCGGGATTAAATATTTCCCTTATGTTCATGGTCTGGATGTCATGGGGATGGTAAACAGCAGGTTGTTTCCACTCCTATTATTCATTTTAAGACGCTCTGACAAGGTGATTGCAAATAGTCAGTATACGAAGTCAAAATTGGTAGAGCTGGGTATTTCGGAGCTGCAAATTGTCATTATTCCACCAGGATTAAATGTAAGTAAATTAAACGGTTCTACTGGACTCCACGAAGATATCCGGGATAAATATGATCTGGACGGTAAAAAAGTAATGATTACCGTATCTCGTCTGGTGGAGCGAAAGGGACATGATGTCACTCTCAAAGCTATTAGTCAGTTGATTACACGAATTCCCAATCTGAGATATCTGATTTGCGGAGATGGACCTCATAAAGGAAAATTGGAACTTTTGGTGAGACAGTATGGATTGGAATCTGTAGTCGTTTTCACAGGTGGGATCACTGACCTTGAGCTGCATCAGTTATATGAATGTTCTGATTTATTTATCATGCCCAGCCGTGATATTAAGGAGAAAGGTGATGTTGAAGGTTTCGGCATTGTATTTCTTGAGGCCAACTACTACAGATTGCCTGTAATTGCCGGGAATAGTGGTGGAATTCCCGATGCGGTAAAGGATGAAGTTACTGGTTATCTCGTAGATCCTCTCGATGAAAAGGAAATAGCCGATCGTATTGAAGAATTGATTACAGATGAGGGACTTGCCAGAACGATGGGGAATAACGGTTACGATTGGGTTATCAATCATTGTCTGTGGTCGCATCGCGGACAGCTGTTGAAACAATTAGCCTAA
- a CDS encoding glycosyltransferase, whose amino-acid sequence MRASVSICTHNRAIDTMQAVESVLNGDTGSVDYEILVIDNNSTDNTKELFDSLKMPAHVRYIFEPQLGLSYARNRAIQEAKGEFILFLDDDALACSTWIKEVIKIFDMDSQIGCVGGKIVPIWEGGKPDWIPQDIVSLYTLMDFSSEIVEMQAPSIPFGANVAFRMSIFQQIEPFREDLGRVGSNLMSSEESELIGRVRLEYKVFYSPYAIVEHKIAKSRLTKRWLLRRVYWQGISDATRYKKSGWGIFKHTVRIVQAALLILISFNNVQKVMSEMAKISYRNGTIVGSFRNSRGLKA is encoded by the coding sequence ATGAGAGCTTCAGTATCCATTTGCACACACAACAGAGCGATAGACACGATGCAGGCTGTTGAAAGTGTTTTGAATGGGGACACGGGTAGTGTTGATTACGAGATTCTGGTTATTGATAATAATTCAACAGATAACACCAAAGAATTATTCGACTCTCTTAAGATGCCAGCGCATGTTCGCTATATTTTCGAGCCTCAATTAGGATTATCTTATGCAAGAAATAGAGCAATACAGGAAGCGAAAGGGGAGTTTATTTTATTTCTGGATGATGACGCACTAGCTTGTTCGACTTGGATTAAAGAAGTCATTAAAATTTTTGATATGGATTCCCAAATTGGTTGTGTTGGTGGGAAAATAGTACCTATCTGGGAAGGTGGGAAACCTGATTGGATACCACAGGATATCGTTAGTCTGTACACACTGATGGATTTTTCTAGCGAGATTGTGGAAATGCAGGCGCCCTCTATTCCTTTTGGAGCTAACGTAGCATTCAGAATGAGTATTTTCCAACAGATAGAACCATTTAGAGAAGATTTAGGACGTGTCGGCAGCAATTTAATGTCGAGTGAAGAAAGTGAACTAATCGGTAGGGTTCGCTTAGAATATAAAGTTTTTTACAGTCCATACGCTATTGTAGAGCACAAAATAGCAAAAAGTAGGCTGACCAAACGTTGGTTGCTGCGAAGAGTGTATTGGCAAGGCATTAGTGATGCAACACGTTATAAGAAGAGTGGATGGGGAATATTCAAACATACGGTAAGGATTGTTCAGGCGGCATTATTAATATTAATCTCATTCAATAATGTACAAAAGGTCATGAGTGAAATGGCAAAGATATCTTATCGTAACGGGACGATCGTAGGATCTTTCCGAAACAGCAGAGGACTGAAAGCCTGA
- a CDS encoding lipopolysaccharide biosynthesis protein encodes MNMAIAKKPRQLSMLQTILMTSAANILIMAVTTLTSIITARMFGATGKGELAAVLFWPAFISGLAAFGLPTSLIYNVKKNINQLPIYISMSFAVQIPISIIAGIVSWFGISSWLSGYSESVVSIARWYTVSMVPVMLLMGVLAAAAQGTDKFHIYNLSRLLAPLLNLAGLVLLWITGILTVERAIIVSFATNILVLVCYMYAMRQQIFSSVNKLAGQFKACIHLFSYGIRVYGVELLGTLYNQFDKIIILALLTPKDFGLYSVVFALSRMFNVVQTAITNVIFPKVAGMEQEKVLTLVGRAFRISMVLMTIIIIPSMLIGRFFIGLLFGPEFLEASGVFYLLSLECIVGGGSWILASAFNALGRPGVIVLRQIIALAVTITLFFVLTPLLGLYGIGLALLLGSFVRMLMSLASVSIIFKMPMHKMLYNKEDIIFLKERLREKNILKGVGKDAKRAKDSSHG; translated from the coding sequence ATGAACATGGCCATTGCCAAGAAGCCAAGACAGCTCAGCATGCTGCAGACCATTCTTATGACCAGTGCTGCCAATATTCTTATTATGGCTGTGACGACACTTACTTCTATTATTACAGCCCGAATGTTCGGGGCAACCGGTAAAGGTGAACTTGCTGCTGTACTGTTCTGGCCTGCTTTTATATCTGGTCTGGCTGCATTCGGTCTGCCAACCTCGTTAATCTACAATGTGAAAAAGAACATAAATCAATTACCAATATACATCAGCATGAGTTTTGCTGTTCAAATTCCGATCAGCATCATAGCTGGGATTGTTAGTTGGTTTGGCATCTCTTCCTGGCTCTCCGGATATTCGGAATCTGTCGTTTCCATTGCGCGCTGGTATACGGTATCCATGGTTCCGGTGATGCTGTTGATGGGCGTGCTTGCAGCAGCAGCTCAAGGGACGGATAAGTTTCATATTTACAATTTATCGAGACTGCTTGCACCTTTGTTAAATCTTGCTGGGCTTGTACTGTTGTGGATTACAGGTATATTGACGGTGGAAAGAGCAATTATCGTTAGCTTTGCAACCAATATACTGGTATTAGTATGTTACATGTATGCCATGCGTCAGCAAATATTCAGTTCGGTAAACAAATTGGCTGGTCAATTCAAAGCCTGTATTCACTTATTCAGTTATGGCATTCGAGTATATGGTGTAGAATTGCTAGGTACGTTGTATAACCAGTTTGATAAAATTATTATTTTGGCGCTGCTTACGCCAAAAGATTTTGGGCTGTATTCGGTTGTTTTTGCTCTCTCCCGAATGTTTAATGTAGTCCAGACTGCGATAACGAATGTGATCTTTCCAAAGGTCGCAGGCATGGAACAAGAGAAGGTACTGACTCTTGTAGGCAGAGCCTTTCGAATCAGTATGGTTCTTATGACGATCATCATCATACCTAGTATGCTGATTGGTCGTTTTTTTATTGGATTGTTATTCGGACCGGAGTTTCTTGAGGCTAGTGGTGTATTTTACTTATTATCATTGGAATGCATTGTTGGCGGAGGATCCTGGATTTTGGCATCTGCATTTAATGCGCTGGGGCGACCTGGTGTAATTGTACTCCGGCAGATTATTGCTTTGGCTGTCACCATTACTTTATTTTTTGTACTCACTCCACTACTGGGTCTATACGGAATAGGGCTAGCATTATTGCTCGGTTCATTTGTTCGTATGTTAATGTCATTAGCATCTGTATCCATTATTTTCAAAATGCCCATGCACAAGATGCTGTACAACAAGGAAGATATTATTTTCCTGAAGGAAAGATTGAGAGAGAAAAATATACTCAAAGGAGTCGGAAAAGATGCCAAACGTGCAAAGGATTCATCCCATGGATGA
- a CDS encoding polysaccharide pyruvyl transferase family protein, translating into MPNVQRIHPMDELKKRLESILEIVPPKSKIFYIDYPVYSNGGDILIMKGAEAFFKSNHIHVSARYSVHDFHENIHIPEDHIIVLSGGGNFGDLYDAHQKVREALVQNYPRHKIVILPQTIFYKEESNIMKTAAIFNQHKDLHLYVRDESSYQLASTYFQNCHVALLPDMAHQLWPIQFKSNPTKEKLNFFRTDIETNSEQTQLKVEGNYLDWPSLFNRYEKKLIYYISKGLKKPASRAISQFLWMKYSDYLVNKAIRCFADYRIIHSSRLHGHILSCLMAKPNVLIDNSYGKNSGYYRVWTHEVNTANMDSSSKAISPPAPKYMESTATV; encoded by the coding sequence ATGCCAAACGTGCAAAGGATTCATCCCATGGATGAGTTGAAAAAGCGGCTTGAATCGATATTGGAGATCGTACCACCTAAATCCAAAATTTTTTATATTGATTATCCGGTTTATAGTAACGGCGGCGATATATTAATAATGAAAGGCGCAGAGGCTTTTTTTAAGAGCAATCACATTCACGTTTCTGCAAGATACAGTGTGCATGACTTCCATGAAAACATTCATATCCCAGAAGACCACATTATTGTTCTTAGTGGGGGAGGTAATTTCGGAGATTTGTATGATGCTCACCAGAAGGTGAGAGAAGCACTTGTTCAGAATTATCCCAGACACAAAATTGTAATTTTGCCTCAGACGATCTTCTATAAAGAGGAAAGCAATATTATGAAAACAGCGGCCATTTTTAATCAACATAAAGATCTCCATTTATATGTTAGAGATGAGTCATCCTATCAGTTGGCGTCCACATATTTTCAGAATTGTCATGTTGCTCTTCTTCCGGATATGGCACATCAGCTTTGGCCAATTCAATTCAAAAGCAACCCAACCAAAGAGAAGCTTAACTTTTTTAGAACGGATATTGAGACAAATTCTGAGCAAACACAACTGAAAGTAGAGGGCAATTATCTGGATTGGCCGTCTCTATTTAACAGATATGAAAAGAAACTGATCTACTACATCAGTAAGGGGCTAAAAAAGCCAGCGTCACGAGCCATTTCACAATTTTTGTGGATGAAATATAGTGATTATCTCGTGAACAAGGCTATTCGTTGTTTCGCGGACTATCGCATTATTCATTCTTCCAGATTACACGGACACATCTTGTCCTGCCTTATGGCAAAACCCAATGTCTTGATAGACAACTCCTACGGGAAAAACTCGGGATATTATCGGGTATGGACTCATGAAGTTAACACGGCAAACATGGATTCCTCCTCAAAAGCCATCTCTCCTCCTGCGCCAAAGTATATGGAATCAACCGCAACAGTCTGA
- a CDS encoding sugar phosphate nucleotidyltransferase, whose translation MRIVLLSGGSGKRLWPLSNDTRSKQFLKVLEGPEGQTESMVQRVWRQLQHTGLSEQATIATSKPQVEILRSQLGDEVDLVVEPERRDTFPAIALAAAYLYSVQGVSLNETVAVLPVDPYVEESFFYKVAELEGVLDKSGAELALIGVKPTYPSEKYGYIIPDLHKTEKYNHYAKVSRFQEKPCETEAAEMIEQSALWNCGVFAFKLNYLINLLISLELPIQYEEMLKQYGRLQKISFDYQVVEKAGHIVVTPYDGYWKDLGTWNTLTDEMSTHIVGKGVMTNSSVNTHLINELNIPVCVLGVSNLIVATSPDGILVSEKEASPQIKEVLKDDTQRPMYEERRWGCYKVLDYTRNARGEEVLTKRIIVGSGKNFSYQYHLKRNEVWTVVSGQGELILDGELRLLNQGDIISIMAGSKHSVKAVTELEIIEVQMGSELVEEDIVRIEMEWTDIIQNCVNWGKTR comes from the coding sequence ATGAGAATCGTACTTCTCTCCGGTGGATCAGGTAAGAGGTTATGGCCCTTATCCAACGATACGAGATCGAAGCAGTTCCTGAAAGTACTGGAGGGCCCCGAAGGGCAGACTGAATCCATGGTGCAGCGGGTATGGAGGCAGCTGCAGCATACGGGGCTAAGCGAACAGGCCACGATTGCAACGAGCAAGCCACAGGTGGAGATTTTACGGAGTCAACTGGGCGATGAGGTTGATCTTGTCGTAGAACCCGAACGCAGAGATACCTTTCCAGCAATTGCCTTGGCAGCTGCCTATCTGTACTCGGTACAGGGTGTCAGTCTGAACGAAACGGTCGCTGTACTCCCCGTTGATCCATATGTGGAGGAATCCTTTTTCTATAAAGTCGCGGAGCTTGAAGGAGTGTTGGATAAGTCTGGTGCGGAGCTCGCATTAATCGGAGTAAAACCCACGTATCCTTCAGAAAAATACGGTTATATTATTCCTGATCTACATAAAACCGAAAAATATAACCATTACGCCAAAGTATCACGTTTTCAAGAAAAACCCTGTGAGACTGAAGCGGCAGAGATGATCGAACAATCTGCCCTTTGGAATTGCGGGGTTTTTGCATTCAAGCTGAACTATCTCATTAATCTGCTGATCTCACTTGAGCTTCCAATTCAGTATGAAGAGATGCTCAAACAATATGGAAGATTACAGAAAATCAGCTTTGATTACCAGGTCGTTGAGAAAGCCGGTCATATTGTGGTTACACCTTATGACGGATATTGGAAAGATCTCGGCACATGGAATACGCTGACGGATGAAATGAGCACACATATTGTGGGCAAAGGTGTAATGACCAACAGCTCAGTGAATACACATCTGATCAATGAGTTGAACATCCCGGTGTGTGTGCTGGGGGTATCCAATCTGATTGTTGCGACCAGTCCGGATGGCATTCTGGTCAGTGAGAAAGAGGCAAGTCCGCAGATTAAAGAGGTTCTTAAGGATGACACTCAACGCCCTATGTATGAGGAACGCCGCTGGGGTTGTTACAAGGTGCTTGATTACACGCGTAATGCAAGAGGAGAAGAAGTATTAACCAAACGCATTATCGTTGGGTCAGGTAAAAATTTTTCTTATCAGTACCACCTCAAACGAAATGAAGTATGGACAGTTGTTTCGGGACAAGGCGAATTGATTCTGGATGGTGAACTGAGATTACTTAATCAGGGGGACATCATTTCCATTATGGCAGGCAGTAAACACAGTGTAAAAGCCGTAACCGAGCTTGAAATCATTGAAGTTCAGATGGGCAGTGAGCTGGTGGAAGAGGATATCGTGCGAATAGAGATGGAATGGACAGATATTATCCAAAATTGCGTGAATTGGGGGAAAACAAGATGA
- a CDS encoding UDP-glucose dehydrogenase family protein — MNIAVIGTGYVGLVSGVCFSEIGNQVICVDNNEAKVKMLNEGNVPIYEPGLKELMASNMKAGKLSFTSNIAEAISQSDIIFIAVGTPSLPNGEANLSYVEQVAIEIGSHIESYKIIVTKSTVPVGTNDRVRELVSSMSSQPFDVASVPEFLREGSAVNDTLNPDRIVIGTNSDRAIKSLKKLHRPLTENLIITDIRSAEMIKYASNAFLATKISFINEISNICEKVGADVTRVAEGMGYDKRIGASFLKAGIGYGGSCFPKDTQALIQIAGMVDYDFKLLKSVVQVNQDQRFHVIHKLEEALGSLKGKTIAVWGLAFKPETDDVRDAPAIDIIQHLSDAGAVIKAYDPIATANFRREVDVASITWEENPLHAAEGADALCVLTEWKEFAHIDLNELAEIMKDPIMIDGRNLYSAEQVQSSNLQYYSVGRPGLTKLEGKAAAII; from the coding sequence ATGAATATCGCGGTGATTGGAACAGGGTATGTAGGTCTTGTATCGGGAGTATGCTTTTCGGAGATCGGCAACCAAGTCATCTGTGTGGACAACAATGAGGCCAAAGTAAAGATGCTCAACGAGGGCAACGTTCCTATCTATGAGCCCGGCCTCAAAGAGTTGATGGCTTCCAACATGAAAGCAGGCAAATTATCGTTCACCTCCAATATTGCTGAAGCGATTAGCCAGTCGGATATTATCTTTATCGCTGTAGGCACGCCTTCTCTTCCGAACGGTGAAGCCAACCTGAGCTATGTGGAGCAAGTAGCTATAGAGATTGGAAGTCACATTGAAAGCTACAAAATTATTGTGACCAAAAGCACCGTTCCTGTAGGCACCAATGATCGTGTCCGTGAGCTGGTTAGCAGTATGTCATCTCAGCCTTTCGACGTGGCTTCTGTTCCCGAGTTCCTCCGGGAAGGATCAGCGGTCAATGATACGCTGAATCCTGACCGGATTGTTATTGGAACAAACAGTGATCGCGCAATTAAATCACTAAAGAAACTTCATCGGCCATTGACGGAGAACCTGATCATTACAGATATTCGATCAGCCGAAATGATTAAATATGCTTCCAATGCATTTCTAGCAACCAAAATCTCATTCATCAATGAAATATCGAATATATGTGAAAAAGTAGGGGCTGATGTTACACGAGTAGCCGAAGGCATGGGCTACGATAAGCGTATTGGAGCTTCCTTTTTGAAGGCAGGCATTGGTTATGGAGGTTCATGTTTTCCAAAAGATACACAGGCGTTAATTCAGATTGCAGGCATGGTCGATTATGATTTCAAATTATTAAAATCCGTTGTTCAAGTAAACCAGGATCAGCGTTTTCATGTCATTCACAAACTGGAAGAGGCGCTGGGATCTTTAAAAGGAAAAACAATTGCTGTCTGGGGATTAGCGTTTAAACCGGAGACAGATGACGTTCGGGATGCTCCAGCGATTGATATCATTCAGCATTTAAGTGATGCTGGAGCAGTAATCAAGGCTTATGATCCCATTGCGACTGCAAATTTCCGTAGAGAGGTAGATGTAGCCTCCATCACGTGGGAAGAGAATCCACTTCACGCTGCTGAAGGAGCAGACGCTTTGTGCGTGTTGACTGAGTGGAAGGAATTCGCTCATATCGATTTGAACGAACTTGCCGAGATCATGAAGGATCCAATTATGATTGATGGTCGTAATTTGTATAGTGCTGAACAGGTTCAGTCGTCTAATCTTCAATATTATTCGGTTGGTCGTCCGGGTTTGACGAAACTGGAAGGGAAAGCGGCAGCAATCATTTAA